The Geothermobacter ehrlichii genome has a segment encoding these proteins:
- a CDS encoding cobyrinate a,c-diamide synthase, translated as MFSPLIIAAPSSGSGKTTVTLGLLAALKKRGVTVAPFKVGPDYIDPGHHAAACGRVSRNLDGWMCGEAAVRESFARGCAGAGLAVVEGVMGLFDGAAGDTDAGSTAEIARWLDGRILLLVDARSQARSAAALVKGFVDFDPRLRFAGVVFNRVGSSRHRQLLEQALASTPGLPPLLGCLPRHEEIRLPERHLGLVIAGETGHDYAPLAELVEKHLDLDRLLAGLSGKAAPYFRPLSSERGDEKKRARIAVAKDAAFCFCYPENLELLQAAGAELVFFSPLAEALPDGIDGLYLPGGYPELHAERLAGNRSLLAALRQRVEAGLPVYAECGGLMLLASAIDGRPMAGVLPGVVRMLPKRRALGYRQVRFVADTPLGPAGTLARGHEFHYSELELSAPVERAYHLGRQNGEPLGAEGFRVHNVLASYVHLHFAGNPALAENFVRFCEERKASGRQDAKDTKKIF; from the coding sequence ATGTTCTCACCCCTGATCATCGCCGCCCCGTCGAGCGGCAGCGGCAAGACGACCGTCACCCTCGGGCTGTTGGCGGCGCTGAAAAAGCGGGGGGTTACGGTCGCGCCCTTCAAGGTCGGGCCGGACTACATCGATCCCGGCCATCATGCCGCCGCCTGCGGCCGGGTCAGCCGCAATCTCGACGGCTGGATGTGCGGCGAGGCGGCGGTGCGGGAAAGTTTCGCCCGCGGCTGCGCCGGTGCCGGGCTGGCGGTCGTCGAAGGGGTGATGGGTCTGTTCGACGGCGCCGCCGGAGATACGGATGCCGGTTCCACCGCCGAAATCGCCCGCTGGCTGGACGGCCGGATCCTGCTGCTGGTCGATGCCCGCTCCCAGGCGCGCAGCGCCGCCGCCCTGGTCAAGGGGTTCGTCGATTTCGATCCGCGACTGCGTTTCGCCGGGGTGGTCTTCAACCGGGTCGGCTCGAGCCGTCACCGCCAGCTGCTCGAACAGGCCCTGGCCTCGACGCCGGGACTGCCGCCGCTGCTCGGCTGCCTGCCACGCCATGAGGAGATACGGTTGCCGGAACGGCATCTCGGCCTGGTCATCGCCGGCGAGACCGGGCATGACTATGCTCCGCTGGCCGAGCTGGTGGAGAAACATCTCGATCTCGACCGGCTGCTGGCCGGGCTGTCGGGGAAGGCCGCCCCATACTTCCGTCCCCTTTCTTCGGAAAGGGGAGATGAGAAGAAGCGGGCACGGATTGCCGTGGCGAAAGACGCCGCCTTCTGCTTCTGCTATCCCGAGAACCTGGAGCTGCTGCAGGCGGCCGGGGCCGAACTGGTCTTCTTTTCGCCGCTGGCCGAGGCGTTGCCGGACGGGATCGACGGACTCTACCTGCCGGGCGGCTATCCGGAGCTGCATGCCGAGCGCCTGGCCGGCAACCGGTCACTGCTTGCGGCCCTGCGCCAGCGGGTCGAGGCCGGTCTGCCGGTCTACGCCGAGTGCGGCGGCCTGATGCTGCTCGCATCCGCCATCGACGGCCGGCCGATGGCGGGCGTACTGCCGGGCGTGGTGCGGATGCTGCCGAAGCGCCGGGCCCTCGGCTATCGCCAGGTGCGCTTTGTCGCCGACACGCCCCTCGGACCGGCCGGAACCCTGGCCCGCGGCCACGAGTTCCACTACTCCGAGCTGGAGCTGTCGGCACCGGTGGAACGGGCCTATCACCTCGGCCGCCAGAACGGCGAGCCGCTCGGCGCCGAGGGCTTTCGGGTGCACAACGTGCTGGCCAGCTACGTGCATCTGCATTTCGCCGGCAACCCGGCGCTGGCGGAGAATTTCGTGCGGTTTTGTGAAGAACGGAAAGCATCAGGCCGCCAAGACGCCAAAGACACCAAGAAGATTTTTTAA
- the cobC gene encoding alpha-ribazole phosphatase, giving the protein MTEKTRLYLMRHGQVEGHEKKRYNGQNDVSLTEPGRRQALELAERLRKMPLAAVYASDLSRCVFGALAVAEPHGLQPVLRVELRELHIGKWQGLTWDEIQSRWPHEWQVRLDDLVGYQVEGGESLRQMAERVRPVVAELIERHRGEEIAIVAHGGVNRVILLDAIGAPLERMFHIEQNYGCLNIIDYWADGNATVQLLNG; this is encoded by the coding sequence GTGACCGAAAAAACGCGACTCTACCTGATGCGGCACGGCCAGGTCGAGGGGCATGAGAAAAAGCGCTACAACGGCCAGAACGACGTCTCCCTGACCGAACCGGGACGCCGGCAGGCGCTTGAGCTCGCCGAGAGGTTGCGGAAGATGCCGCTGGCGGCGGTCTATGCCAGCGACCTTTCCCGCTGCGTTTTTGGCGCCCTGGCGGTGGCCGAACCTCACGGCCTGCAGCCGGTGTTGCGCGTCGAGTTGCGTGAGCTGCACATCGGCAAGTGGCAGGGGCTGACCTGGGATGAAATCCAAAGCCGCTGGCCGCACGAATGGCAGGTACGGCTCGACGACCTGGTCGGCTACCAGGTCGAGGGCGGCGAGAGCCTGCGGCAGATGGCCGAACGGGTGCGGCCGGTGGTCGCCGAGCTGATCGAACGGCATCGCGGCGAAGAGATCGCCATTGTCGCCCACGGCGGGGTCAACCGGGTGATCCTGCTCGATGCCATCGGCGCTCCGCTGGAGCGGATGTTTCACATCGAGCAGAACTACGGCTGCCTGAACATCATCGACTACTGGGCGGACGGCAATGCGACGGTGCAGTTGCTGAACGGCTGA
- the cobS gene encoding adenosylcobinamide-GDP ribazoletransferase, translating into MNEAWRDFRAAAGFLTILPVARDLELTGERLARSMGFFPAVGLALGLGLVVLDWLLGALVPRPVLDCLLVLVLIVVTGALHLDGIADLLDGLAGGRGDRERTLKIMKDSQVGAVAVVGLVMLLLLKYLSLYHIPPEQKKAALMLMPCAGRWIQVVLAAFCRYLRPEGGTAAIFVDQAGERESLLATGTLLLACVVLFGMKGIFLLFLLGLAAMLLIRYFEIRLGGVTGDVLGAASEMVEVLSLLLVLAVV; encoded by the coding sequence GTGAACGAGGCCTGGCGAGACTTCCGGGCGGCGGCCGGTTTTCTAACCATCCTGCCGGTAGCGCGCGATCTCGAGCTGACGGGAGAACGACTGGCCCGCAGCATGGGCTTCTTTCCCGCCGTCGGCCTCGCTCTCGGTCTCGGGCTGGTGGTTCTTGATTGGCTGCTGGGGGCGCTTGTTCCCCGTCCGGTGCTCGATTGTCTGCTGGTGCTTGTTCTCATCGTGGTCACCGGCGCCCTGCATCTGGACGGCATTGCCGATCTGCTCGACGGCCTGGCGGGTGGCCGCGGCGACCGGGAACGGACCCTGAAGATCATGAAGGACAGCCAGGTCGGCGCCGTCGCCGTGGTCGGCCTGGTGATGCTGCTGCTGCTCAAGTACCTGAGCCTCTATCACATCCCCCCCGAGCAGAAGAAGGCGGCCCTGATGCTGATGCCCTGTGCCGGCCGCTGGATCCAGGTGGTGCTGGCCGCGTTCTGCCGCTATCTGCGACCCGAAGGCGGGACGGCGGCGATCTTCGTCGACCAGGCCGGAGAGCGGGAAAGCCTGCTCGCCACCGGCACCCTGCTGCTGGCCTGCGTCGTCCTGTTCGGCATGAAGGGGATCTTCCTCCTCTTCCTGCTCGGCTTGGCGGCGATGCTGCTCATCCGCTACTTCGAGATCCGGCTCGGCGGCGTCACCGGGGACGTGCTCGGCGCGGCTTCGGAGATGGTGGAGGTGTTGAGTCTGCTTCTGGTGTTGGCGGTGGTTTGA
- the cobT gene encoding nicotinate-nucleotide--dimethylbenzimidazole phosphoribosyltransferase, translating to MQPIDLARALDLILPVDPARLVEVQARINRQAKPKGSLGRMEELARRYVAISGREDIRKKVIFTFAGDHGVVAEGVSAFPPEVTPQMVHNFLEGGAAINALARHAGAEVIVVDMGVNADFPPLGGLLQKKIAKGTANLAVGPAMSRQQAIQGLETGIELAFSCVDAGIDLVGTGDMGIGNTTPSSAILAAFSGLPVEEVTHRGTGIDDPALQRKIDVIRRGLEINRPDPSDPVDVLAKVGGFEIAGIAGLVLGCAAVGIPVVVDGFISTAGALIAVELHPKVRDYIFMAHRSVEIGHGHMLERIGQKPLLDLEMRLGEGTGAALVMSLIEAALRTYREILTFDEAGVARGNDQ from the coding sequence ATGCAACCTATCGATCTTGCCCGTGCCCTCGACCTCATCCTCCCCGTCGATCCGGCCCGCCTGGTTGAGGTGCAGGCCCGCATCAACCGGCAGGCCAAGCCGAAGGGCTCGCTGGGGCGGATGGAAGAACTGGCCCGCCGCTATGTCGCCATCAGCGGCCGGGAGGATATCCGTAAAAAGGTCATCTTCACCTTTGCCGGCGATCATGGCGTGGTCGCCGAAGGAGTGAGCGCCTTTCCGCCCGAGGTGACGCCGCAGATGGTGCACAATTTCCTCGAGGGCGGGGCGGCGATCAACGCCCTGGCCCGCCACGCCGGCGCCGAGGTGATTGTCGTCGACATGGGAGTGAATGCCGATTTCCCCCCCCTGGGCGGCCTGCTGCAGAAGAAGATCGCCAAAGGCACCGCCAATTTGGCCGTTGGACCGGCGATGAGCCGGCAGCAGGCGATTCAGGGACTGGAAACCGGCATCGAACTGGCCTTCTCCTGTGTCGATGCCGGCATCGACCTGGTCGGCACCGGCGACATGGGGATTGGCAACACCACGCCCTCATCAGCCATCCTCGCCGCTTTTTCCGGCCTGCCGGTCGAGGAAGTCACCCATCGCGGCACCGGCATCGACGATCCGGCCCTGCAGCGGAAGATCGACGTCATCCGTCGCGGCCTCGAGATCAACCGGCCCGATCCGTCCGATCCCGTCGACGTGTTGGCCAAGGTGGGCGGTTTCGAGATCGCCGGCATCGCCGGACTGGTTCTCGGCTGCGCCGCCGTTGGCATCCCGGTGGTGGTCGACGGCTTCATTTCCACTGCCGGCGCCCTGATCGCCGTCGAGCTGCATCCGAAGGTGCGCGACTACATCTTCATGGCGCATCGTTCGGTCGAAATCGGCCACGGCCACATGCTCGAACGCATCGGGCAAAAGCCGCTGCTCGATCTGGAAATGCGGCTCGGCGAAGGGACCGGCGCCGCTTTGGTGATGAGCCTGATCGAGGCCGCCCTGCGCACCTACCGCGAGATTCTCACTTTTGATGAAGCCGGCGTGGCACGGGGAAACGACCAGTGA
- the cobU gene encoding bifunctional adenosylcobinamide kinase/adenosylcobinamide-phosphate guanylyltransferase — translation MAPLVFVTGGARSGKSTFARRRCEEHGAPLLYVATATIEDDEMACRVERHRQERGDAWRTLEEPLELARRLPPAVGDARAVLIDCLTLWLSNQFFACREQAPPVLARTEELLEVLLALPVPVYLVSNEVGSGIVPDNRLARLFRDLAGEVNQMFAARAHQAWLLASGLPLRLK, via the coding sequence ATGGCCCCCCTGGTTTTCGTAACCGGCGGCGCCCGTTCGGGCAAGAGCACCTTCGCCCGCCGTCGCTGCGAAGAGCATGGTGCGCCGCTGCTTTACGTGGCCACCGCCACCATCGAAGACGACGAGATGGCCTGCCGGGTCGAACGTCACCGGCAGGAGCGCGGTGACGCCTGGCGGACCCTGGAGGAGCCGCTCGAGCTGGCCCGGCGGCTGCCGCCTGCCGTTGGCGACGCCAGGGCGGTGCTGATCGACTGCCTGACCCTCTGGCTGAGCAACCAGTTTTTCGCCTGTCGTGAACAGGCGCCGCCGGTGCTGGCCCGGACGGAAGAACTGCTCGAAGTTCTGCTGGCGTTGCCGGTGCCGGTCTATCTGGTCAGCAACGAGGTCGGCAGCGGCATTGTGCCGGACAACCGGTTGGCGCGGCTGTTTCGTGACTTGGCCGGCGAGGTCAACCAGATGTTCGCCGCCCGCGCGCATCAGGCCTGGCTGCTGGCCAGCGGCCTGCCGCTGCGGCTGAAATAG
- a CDS encoding cob(I)yrinic acid a,c-diamide adenosyltransferase: MDGRPTGLLQVYTGDGKGKTSAAIGLLARFLGHGRRCLLVRFLKPEQPESGELRFFRDCSGLEILNAGLGVVGRRVDPERMRANVTTVFRQAAERLATGRFDLAVFDEINNCLARGYLTEEELLAFLQQRPAHLEVVCTGRNAPPFLLARADLVTSMEKIRHPFDRGIAARAGIEY, encoded by the coding sequence GTGGACGGACGCCCGACAGGACTGCTGCAGGTCTACACCGGCGACGGCAAGGGCAAGACCAGCGCCGCCATCGGCCTGCTGGCGCGCTTTCTCGGGCACGGCCGCCGCTGCCTGCTGGTGCGTTTTCTCAAGCCCGAACAGCCGGAGTCGGGAGAGCTGCGCTTTTTTCGCGATTGCTCCGGGCTCGAGATCCTGAATGCCGGTCTCGGCGTCGTCGGCCGGCGGGTCGACCCGGAGCGGATGCGTGCCAATGTGACGACCGTTTTCCGACAGGCCGCAGAAAGGCTGGCGACGGGCCGGTTCGACCTGGCGGTTTTCGATGAAATCAACAACTGTCTGGCCCGCGGCTATCTGACCGAGGAGGAGCTGCTCGCGTTTCTGCAGCAGCGGCCGGCGCATCTCGAGGTGGTCTGCACCGGCCGCAATGCGCCCCCCTTTCTGCTTGCCCGGGCCGACCTGGTGACATCCATGGAAAAGATCCGACATCCGTTCGACCGGGGCATCGCCGCCCGGGCGGGGATCGAGTACTGA
- a CDS encoding SemiSWEET family sugar transporter, whose amino-acid sequence MNGYQWLGLLGGLLVAFGFVPQIVKVLRTRSSHDLSLVMLLVIFVGGLFYTTYAFLVGDPVFITINLLATGNTLLLLILKLIYR is encoded by the coding sequence ATGAACGGTTATCAGTGGCTCGGGCTGCTCGGCGGCCTGCTGGTCGCTTTCGGCTTCGTTCCCCAGATCGTCAAGGTACTCCGGACCCGTTCCAGTCACGATCTGTCGCTGGTGATGCTGCTGGTCATCTTTGTCGGCGGTCTGTTCTACACCACCTATGCCTTTCTGGTTGGCGACCCGGTCTTCATCACCATCAATCTGCTCGCAACCGGCAATACCCTGCTGCTGCTGATCCTCAAGCTGATCTATCGCTGA
- the yihA gene encoding ribosome biogenesis GTP-binding protein YihA/YsxC: MHVCSAEFLQSANRPDSYPPADWPEIAFAGRSNVGKSSLINSLLGRRKLVRTSRTPGRTQLLNFFLVNRAFCLVDLPGYGFARVPAAVRRQWGPMVRIYLETRPTLRGVVWLLDCRRVPNEEDLQLLDWLEELQVPTIPVITKIDKVKRSQRVRQLKPILAATGLPADAFSVFSALSGEGRQEVWERIEEALGLVGETDA, translated from the coding sequence ATGCACGTGTGTTCCGCCGAATTTCTGCAGAGCGCCAACCGTCCCGACAGCTATCCCCCGGCCGACTGGCCGGAGATCGCCTTTGCCGGGCGGTCCAATGTCGGCAAGAGCAGCCTGATCAACAGCCTGCTCGGCCGGCGCAAGCTGGTGCGCACCTCGCGTACGCCGGGGCGAACCCAGCTGCTCAACTTCTTTCTCGTCAACAGGGCCTTCTGTCTGGTCGATCTGCCCGGCTACGGCTTCGCCCGAGTGCCGGCGGCGGTCAGGCGGCAGTGGGGCCCGATGGTGCGCATCTACCTGGAGACCCGTCCCACCCTGCGCGGCGTCGTCTGGCTGCTCGACTGCCGCCGGGTGCCCAATGAAGAGGATCTGCAGCTGCTCGACTGGCTGGAGGAGCTGCAGGTGCCGACCATTCCGGTCATCACCAAGATCGACAAGGTCAAGCGCAGCCAGCGGGTACGCCAGCTGAAACCGATTCTGGCCGCCACCGGCCTGCCTGCCGACGCCTTCAGCGTCTTTTCCGCCCTGAGCGGCGAAGGCCGACAGGAGGTGTGGGAGAGGATTGAGGAAGCCCTGGGGCTGGTCGGAGAGACGGACGCATGA
- a CDS encoding ferritin codes for MLSDKLLDALNEQMKNEFFSAYLYMAIAGYFEAEDLPGIASWMRVQTLEEMTHGEKFFNFITEAGGRTDFRAFDAPKNLFDSPLEAFRFSLEHEKFVTASINKLMDLAKEEGNHAAQIFLQWFVTEQVEEEASFALIIRKLERIGNDGNGLLRLDEELSARTFVPPTAAK; via the coding sequence ATGCTGAGCGACAAACTGCTGGATGCTCTGAACGAGCAGATGAAAAACGAGTTCTTTTCGGCCTATCTCTACATGGCCATCGCCGGATATTTCGAAGCGGAAGATCTGCCGGGCATCGCCTCCTGGATGCGGGTGCAGACCCTGGAGGAGATGACTCACGGCGAAAAGTTCTTCAACTTTATCACCGAAGCCGGCGGACGCACCGATTTTCGCGCTTTCGACGCCCCGAAAAATCTCTTCGATTCTCCGCTGGAAGCCTTCAGGTTCAGCCTCGAGCATGAAAAATTCGTCACTGCCAGCATCAACAAACTGATGGATCTGGCCAAAGAAGAAGGCAATCACGCCGCCCAGATCTTTCTGCAGTGGTTCGTCACCGAACAGGTCGAGGAAGAGGCCAGCTTCGCCCTGATCATCCGTAAACTCGAACGCATCGGTAACGACGGCAACGGCCTGCTGCGCCTCGACGAGGAGCTGAGCGCCCGCACTTTTGTCCCGCCCACCGCCGCCAAATGA
- a CDS encoding thiol-disulfide oxidoreductase DCC family protein → MPLTIFFDGACPLCSRRIDGYRSVCPDDRLRLVDISIPDFLPPAGAPAREEFGRVLHVRDAAGRWLIGVDALRAIWQVLPLRRYRLLAILLGWPGIGLLARGGYRLLAASRHRFTTRGWW, encoded by the coding sequence TTGCCTCTGACGATTTTTTTTGACGGCGCCTGCCCCCTCTGTTCCCGGAGGATTGATGGCTACCGGAGCGTCTGCCCTGACGACAGGTTGCGGCTGGTCGACATCAGCATTCCGGACTTTCTTCCCCCGGCAGGGGCTCCGGCAAGGGAGGAATTCGGACGGGTGCTGCATGTTCGGGATGCCGCCGGTCGCTGGCTGATTGGTGTTGATGCTCTGCGGGCGATCTGGCAGGTTCTGCCGCTGCGACGCTACCGGTTGCTGGCGATTCTGCTCGGTTGGCCGGGAATCGGCCTTCTGGCGCGGGGCGGCTATCGGCTGCTTGCCGCCAGTCGGCACCGGTTCACCACTCGTGGCTGGTGGTAA
- a CDS encoding methyl-accepting chemotaxis protein: MKFHNLSIRNQFFVALGLFSLLLITTGLTGFWGISSLGEKTHQALATEGQIEQAAAAANMHVLSLRRYEKDSLLNLADPDKFVSYQKKWWTTYDKLLASLDRLDKLCFRPDDKAAVQKMRRGAEAYRIGMQNVWQAIVDGTIRDPAAGNHELKKYKEPIREMSETTFALSQQANARLEALGPEITRQTRHFAMILALFCGISTVLLLAFGLYMARNLTHPIKRLVDMIQKLESGHLDMRLNLDRRDEIGQMAKAMDACADAIEYEMVANLERLAQGDLTFEIIPRDHRDRFRNSLKKLADDLNDIMEKIQNAGEQIAAGSMQISNSSQSLSEAATESAASLEEMSAAITEITTQVKLNAENATRANQVTRNAQQLADTGNARMQEMVKAMTEIAESGQNISKIIKTIDEIAFQTNLLALNAAVEAARAGQHGKGFAVVAEEVRNLAARSAKAARETAEMIEGSVELTERGARLAGETEEALQKIVGSITEVATLAAEIASASSEQSEGITQVSQGLTQIDQVTQQNTATAEESAAAAEELSSQAEELREMLRRFKLKGSSGVQMSAVFTPPAPARVAATVRSSNSSSGWTRMESQAAPHKPDEVIALDDSEFGRY; this comes from the coding sequence ATGAAATTTCACAACCTGAGCATCCGCAACCAGTTTTTCGTCGCACTGGGGCTCTTTTCCCTGCTGCTGATCACTACCGGGCTGACCGGCTTCTGGGGCATTTCGTCCCTGGGAGAAAAGACCCACCAGGCCCTGGCGACCGAAGGACAGATCGAGCAGGCCGCCGCAGCGGCCAACATGCATGTCCTCAGCCTGCGCCGTTACGAAAAGGACAGCCTGCTCAACCTGGCCGACCCCGACAAGTTCGTCTCCTACCAGAAAAAATGGTGGACGACCTATGACAAACTTCTCGCCAGCCTTGATCGCCTGGACAAGCTCTGCTTCCGGCCGGATGACAAGGCCGCAGTGCAAAAGATGCGCAGGGGAGCCGAAGCTTACCGGATCGGTATGCAAAATGTCTGGCAGGCCATTGTCGACGGTACCATCAGGGATCCGGCCGCTGGCAACCATGAACTGAAAAAATACAAGGAACCGATCCGCGAGATGAGCGAAACCACTTTCGCCCTGTCGCAGCAGGCCAACGCCAGGCTCGAAGCTCTCGGACCGGAGATCACCCGGCAGACCCGCCACTTCGCCATGATTCTTGCCCTGTTCTGCGGAATTTCCACCGTGCTGCTGCTCGCCTTCGGCCTGTACATGGCCCGCAATCTGACCCATCCGATCAAACGTCTGGTCGACATGATCCAAAAACTTGAAAGCGGCCATCTCGACATGCGTCTCAACCTCGACCGCCGGGACGAAATCGGCCAGATGGCAAAGGCAATGGATGCCTGCGCCGACGCGATCGAGTATGAAATGGTTGCCAACCTGGAGCGGCTGGCCCAGGGAGACCTGACCTTCGAAATCATCCCCCGCGACCACCGCGACCGCTTCCGCAACAGCCTGAAAAAACTGGCCGACGACCTGAACGACATCATGGAAAAAATCCAGAATGCCGGTGAACAGATCGCCGCCGGCAGCATGCAGATCTCCAACAGCAGCCAGTCGCTGTCGGAAGCGGCCACCGAGTCGGCCGCCTCGCTGGAGGAGATGTCCGCCGCCATCACCGAAATTACCACCCAGGTCAAGCTCAATGCCGAAAACGCCACCAGGGCCAACCAGGTGACCCGCAACGCCCAACAGCTGGCCGACACAGGCAATGCGCGCATGCAGGAGATGGTCAAAGCGATGACCGAAATCGCCGAGTCGGGACAGAACATCAGCAAGATCATCAAGACCATCGACGAAATCGCCTTCCAGACCAACCTGCTGGCGCTCAACGCCGCCGTCGAGGCGGCCCGCGCCGGTCAGCACGGCAAGGGCTTCGCCGTAGTCGCCGAAGAGGTGCGCAACCTGGCCGCCCGAAGCGCCAAGGCCGCCCGGGAAACCGCCGAAATGATCGAGGGCTCGGTCGAACTGACGGAAAGGGGCGCCCGATTGGCCGGCGAAACCGAAGAAGCGCTGCAAAAGATCGTCGGCAGCATCACCGAGGTTGCGACCCTGGCGGCGGAGATCGCCTCGGCTTCCAGCGAACAATCCGAGGGCATCACCCAAGTCAGTCAGGGACTGACGCAGATCGACCAGGTAACCCAACAGAATACCGCCACTGCCGAAGAATCGGCGGCCGCCGCTGAAGAGCTCTCGAGCCAGGCCGAAGAACTGCGGGAGATGCTGCGCCGCTTCAAGTTGAAAGGCAGCTCCGGCGTGCAGATGAGTGCGGTCTTCACGCCGCCGGCACCGGCACGGGTTGCGGCCACCGTCAGGTCTTCCAACAGCAGCAGCGGCTGGACCAGAATGGAATCACAGGCCGCCCCCCACAAACCGGACGAGGTCATCGCCCTGGACGACAGCGAATTCGGACGCTACTGA
- a CDS encoding PhnD/SsuA/transferrin family substrate-binding protein: MKKLISAVTLVLLISGFCGSAFAIDSLTCWFPPGWKNKADKARTIAKALSEETGIKIRPRIAKSYPEILKAFSTNQPNLVYAGSFVQAIIKARGLGTPLVQNINGKDLYCGVLVYPKGEDPVAILANYPDKIAYAIGASSGESSAKAATNGKAAIGVANHSVTCAAVKAGKAKAGVVKNWWWEANRHKFPELAMYKLPGISINKNPDNVLTASNAVPVEIQKKIAAAAQARKEAFDAPKMVPFDVSRLDFPLKLMAKGKIDPMTYSW, encoded by the coding sequence ATGAAAAAGCTCATCTCAGCCGTGACCCTTGTTCTTCTGATCTCAGGCTTCTGCGGTTCTGCTTTCGCCATCGACTCCCTGACCTGCTGGTTCCCCCCGGGATGGAAGAACAAAGCCGACAAGGCACGAACAATCGCCAAGGCACTCTCGGAGGAAACAGGCATCAAGATACGGCCCCGCATCGCCAAAAGCTATCCGGAGATCCTCAAAGCCTTCTCCACGAATCAACCCAACCTGGTTTATGCCGGCTCTTTCGTCCAGGCAATCATCAAAGCTCGTGGTCTTGGAACTCCCCTGGTCCAGAATATCAACGGCAAAGATCTCTATTGCGGCGTTCTGGTCTATCCCAAAGGAGAAGACCCGGTTGCAATTCTCGCCAACTATCCGGACAAAATTGCTTATGCCATCGGCGCCTCTTCTGGGGAATCAAGCGCCAAAGCGGCAACAAACGGCAAGGCTGCAATCGGCGTCGCCAACCACAGCGTGACCTGTGCGGCCGTCAAAGCGGGCAAAGCCAAGGCAGGTGTCGTAAAAAACTGGTGGTGGGAAGCCAACCGGCACAAATTCCCCGAACTGGCAATGTACAAACTGCCCGGCATATCGATCAATAAAAACCCTGACAATGTGCTGACCGCATCCAATGCCGTTCCGGTAGAGATTCAGAAAAAAATCGCCGCAGCGGCCCAAGCGCGGAAAGAGGCATTCGACGCTCCGAAAATGGTTCCCTTCGACGTCTCCCGGCTTGATTTTCCTCTCAAGTTGATGGCCAAGGGAAAAATTGATCCGATGACATACAGCTGGTAA